CAGTGAGCAGGAAAACTCGAGAGCGAAAGAATGGTGGTAGGGAAAACAGTAGTTAAGCAGCAGCGTGAGTGATGATGGGTAGGGAGGAGAAGATGGATGGATCTGAGGACGAGCAGAGCAGAGCAGAGTAGAGAAGAGTAGACAGCACACACATAGGCACAGCAGGTGCAGTGATCAAAACTCAAAAGTGAAATAGGCATAGCAGAGGTATAGCGTTGACTCACACTCAACCTCAACCCCTATTCATTTGGTTCATACTCAAAACTAATTTGTGGTCAATTATGCTTTCTAATTACATTACAACAACAATCTCATCTCACTTTGAAATAACTTTAATGTACGTCCTCcaatcttcttttttaattcttataaataaataaatcaaggaTACAAAAGccaaagcaaaagaaaatattataaatcttttaagttttaagataattaaaccataaaatgaaaattataaatagaattGAAGATGTATTAATTACTGGATTTAGATCCAGGCTCTACCGCCCATGCACccaatcttaattaattattaattatagaagAAGATGAAAGAGTGGGTGGAGAGGAACAATTCATCATTACCCCTTCACCTTCACGTGCTTTCATATATGTTTGTGTAATGTAAAGAGGCGAGCATCTAAGTAACTTGATCCCCTCCCTCCCGCCCCACTCTCCATatctctttttaatttcatcaatccCACAACTACCTTCCTCCTACTTATATAATCCCCCTCTTCATCATCCCCgcataatattaattcatttcaaCATATTTACGATCATGTCGGATTGGGGCCCCGTGTTTGTGAGTGTCTTACTCTTCGTATTGCTCAGGACTGCTTTGCTTTTCCAGCTGCCGGGGCACCGCCGTTGGGTGGAATTCGGGAATTTCCACACCAGTGGGGCTGCCGTCATGGTTCatgctttgtttttctttgctCTCATTTGTGTTTTCATGATAGCAATTAGAGTTCATTTGTACCTTGGCTGAATCTTACAGTCTTTTCCTTAATTACGTAATCAATCATggaatattatttgtttcttctacTGCGCTACGTACGTACTGCACTCACTATGATCATACAATACCCTATCATGATCACCTAACGtctgatttaattaattattttaagaccatgtatgatttatatattttcttcttcattgaaaggccatcaatccatttataattacaatatatatatatatatatatatatatattccttaGACTATTCATTGCTCATTgttaattcttaattaattcatctgttccacaaaagaaaaactaatgCTAAATCTAATTCAACAAGTGtaagataaaattttcaatttgttggGTTTTTATCCCATCCGAATCAGCCCATAATTACAAACACTAATGAAccattatgaaaattaaaaaattagtggaTTACAAAAAcccttaaataattacataccaatattataataaatttttaataatataaaaaatggattacaaatctaataatattaatataaaataaaccaTGGAGCCAGATGTGGGAGAAGTTCACAGCCACTTAAGCCTGCAACAACACACGGTTGCCATATCCAACTCAAAGCCACAAAGGCCCCAACTATGCAAGTCACCAAAAGCTTCAACCGCTCAAGCCACAA
The window above is part of the Sesamum indicum cultivar Zhongzhi No. 13 linkage group LG2, S_indicum_v1.0, whole genome shotgun sequence genome. Proteins encoded here:
- the LOC105156716 gene encoding uncharacterized protein LOC105156716, producing MSDWGPVFVSVLLFVLLRTALLFQLPGHRRWVEFGNFHTSGAAVMVHALFFFALICVFMIAIRVHLYLG